GAGCAAGCCAAAGGGCAGGAACGCAACCTTGTCCATCGCCTGGCGAAGCAGCAGCGCGGTGTCGTCGGTCTGGGGAATGGTCTCGATCAGATTGACCTGCTTCATATATTCCGGCGTGATGCTGAGTGCTACGGTGTCGCCCACCGCTTCGTGGAAGCCGTCATTGGCGCCGCCCTGGAAAAGGAACGGCTGCTTGTTATACGCACGCTGGTAGATGTTGTGGCCCAATTCGTGATGGACGGTGACAAAGTCCTCTTCGCGAATCTGTATGCACATCTTCAGGCGGAGATCGTCCTTGTTGTCCACGTCCCATGCGCTGGCGTGGCAGACAACTTCGCGGTCCCGCGGCTTAATGAAGAGCGAGCGATCCCAGAATGTTGCAGGAAGCGGAGCAAAGCCAAGTGACGTGAAGAAGTTTTCGCCGTACTTCACCATGCCGCGCTCATCGACCTTCTTGGCCTTTAGGATTTCAGTCAAGTCGATGCCGCTGTCTTTGCTTGCCGTCTTCGGAGCGACGAGCGGGTAGATATTGCCCCACTCCTGCGCCCAGGGATTACCGAGCAGGTCGGCGCGGATCAATCCGTCAGCGGTCACGGCCGAGGGGCCGTACTGCTTCACAAGCTGCGTGCGCACGTAAGCGTGCAGCGATTCGTAGAACGGGCGCACCTGCATCCAGAGGCGCTCCACTTCGGCGGAGAACTGGTCGGGCGTCATGTCGTAATTCGAACGCCACATGGCTCCCATGTCCTTGAAGCCGAGTTCGCGCGCGCCCTGGTTCTGCAACTCCATGTAGCGGGTGTAGCGCTGACGCATTGGCGGGGAAATCTTGTGCCAGCCGACCCAGAGGTCTTTCATCTCTTCGGGATCACGGCTGCTGGCCAGAATCCTTTCAATTTGACCAATTGCAAGGCAATTGCCAGCGTGCTTGCCGGTGGTGGGGCAATACTTGCCTTTGCCGTAATCGGCTTCGAGCGAGGCGGCTACTTTGGTCATCTCCTCGCGATCTTTTTCCGATGGCAGCGAGAAGAGTCCCAGCTTGAGCAGCTTGAATTTGCGCGCTAGTACGGGCGGCATCTGGAGGCCGTCGAAGCGTTTTACGTCTTCGGCCAGCTTTGTTTGGGCCTCGATGTAATTCGCGTTGGCGTCTGCGGCCATGGCCTCGGTGTCGTCGGTGATGAAGTTCGACTGTACCCAGGCGGCGCGGCTGGCCTTGATAGCTAGACGGTCCAGCAGCGCTTCGGTTTCGGCAATGAACTTCTCTGCATCGGCAACGGTCGGCTTGCCGGTTTTTCTGG
This region of Clostridia bacterium genomic DNA includes:
- a CDS encoding M2 family metallopeptidase; translation: MNRTRTYSLALILTLTLGLTGLAQTGVPPKKPADTPQAPTKAAEPKATPEEAAAGKAAATAKAKPSTTTPRKTGKPTVADAEKFIAETEALLDRLAIKASRAAWVQSNFITDDTEAMAADANANYIEAQTKLAEDVKRFDGLQMPPVLARKFKLLKLGLFSLPSEKDREEMTKVAASLEADYGKGKYCPTTGKHAGNCLAIGQIERILASSRDPEEMKDLWVGWHKISPPMRQRYTRYMELQNQGARELGFKDMGAMWRSNYDMTPDQFSAEVERLWMQVRPFYESLHAYVRTQLVKQYGPSAVTADGLIRADLLGNPWAQEWGNIYPLVAPKTASKDSGIDLTEILKAKKVDERGMVKYGENFFTSLGFAPLPATFWDRSLFIKPRDREVVCHASAWDVDNKDDLRLKMCIQIREEDFVTVHHELGHNIYQRAYNKQPFLFQGGANDGFHEAVGDTVALSITPEYMKQVNLIETIPQTDDTALLLRQAMDKVAFLPFGLLIDQWRWKVMAGEVKPADYNKGWWELREKYQGVAPPVARSEQDFDPGAKYHVPANVPYTRYFLARILQFQFYRAMCKEAGQTGPMHRCSFFNDKKAGERLNNMLAMGMSRPWPEALKALTGEDKMDANAMMEYFAPLKKWLDEQNAAANAKPGWKMPADVLAGPTNAGATQTGAK